A window of the Candidatus Liberibacter solanacearum CLso-ZC1 genome harbors these coding sequences:
- the cyoD gene encoding cytochrome o ubiquinol oxidase subunit IV, translating to MDYNHNKRTHSHGTRRESLIGFILSLILTSIPFGMVMQGSSFLDKNMTYLVIVLCAIAQIIVHLVYFLHMNVKVEDGWNVMAMVFTIIIIAICFVGSMWVMYHLNYNMMPMDESMRSIH from the coding sequence ATGGATTATAATCATAATAAAAGAACTCATTCTCATGGGACAAGAAGAGAATCTTTGATTGGATTCATATTATCTTTGATTTTAACCTCTATCCCTTTTGGAATGGTAATGCAGGGCTCTTCTTTTCTAGATAAAAACATGACATATCTAGTAATTGTTCTATGTGCTATTGCACAAATAATAGTTCATTTAGTATATTTCTTGCATATGAATGTGAAGGTTGAAGATGGGTGGAATGTGATGGCGATGGTTTTTACCATTATTATCATTGCCATTTGTTTCGTTGGTTCTATGTGGGTGATGTACCATCTTAATTATAATATGATGCCGATGGATGAAAGTATGCGTAGTATACATTAG
- the cyoC gene encoding cytochrome o ubiquinol oxidase subunit III: MSKRKIGKSPNTPVFYLKEEKGSCIDHHDGTYLGFWIYLMSDCLMFAVFFVTYAVLGKNYAAGPAPIDIFGIRDILVSTIVLLLSSLSYSFAMLASEDVKNKTVFWLLVTAFFGIIFIMMEIHEFAHLISKGATPQRSAFLSSFFSLVALHGLHVFFGLIWIFILVIQILKKGLIPDNRRRLMCLSMFWHFLDLIWICVFSFVYLMGVV; the protein is encoded by the coding sequence ATGAGCAAACGAAAGATTGGAAAATCGCCCAATACACCTGTTTTTTATCTCAAAGAGGAGAAGGGGAGTTGTATTGATCATCATGATGGGACGTATCTGGGTTTCTGGATATATTTGATGAGCGATTGCTTAATGTTTGCGGTTTTTTTTGTAACTTACGCTGTTCTTGGAAAAAATTATGCAGCGGGTCCGGCACCGATAGATATTTTTGGTATTAGGGATATCCTTGTGTCGACTATTGTTTTGTTATTATCATCTCTATCATATAGCTTCGCCATGTTGGCTTCCGAAGATGTGAAGAATAAAACAGTTTTTTGGTTGCTAGTCACAGCATTTTTCGGGATTATTTTTATTATGATGGAAATTCATGAGTTTGCCCATTTGATTTCTAAGGGGGCGACACCTCAACGATCTGCATTTCTATCGTCTTTTTTTTCTTTAGTTGCCCTTCATGGATTGCATGTATTCTTTGGGCTTATTTGGATTTTTATTCTGGTTATACAGATTTTGAAAAAAGGTCTTATCCCAGACAATAGGCGTCGTTTGATGTGTCTATCTATGTTTTGGCATTTCTTAGATTTAATTTGGATATGTGTTTTCTCTTTTGTATACCTTATGGGTGTTGTTTGA
- the cyoB gene encoding cytochrome o ubiquinol oxidase subunit I — MLQNVDFYKFVFGRLTLESFPYKIPIVLGTFCVVALVGIATIVTVTYYRLWGYLWKEWFTSVDHKKIGIMYIILSLVMLFRGFADAIMMRLQQAIASGGGEGYLDAHHYDQIFTAHGVIMIFFVAMPMVTGVMNFVVPLQIGARDVSFPFLNNFSFWMTAMGAVLMMSSLFIGEFASAGWLAYPPLSGISYSPGVGVDYYIWGLQISGIGTTLSGINLVVTIIKLRCPGMTMMKMPVFVWTSFCSNIMIIAAFPILTATFFLLTLDRYIGTNFFTNHLGGNPMMYVNLIWIWGHPEVYILVLPAFGIFSEVVATFSGKRLFGYSSMVYATLAITILSYTVWLHHFFTMGSGANVNAFFGIMTMIIAIPTGAKIFNWLFTMRFGKVRFEVPMMWTLGFMLTFLIGGMTGVLLAVPPADFTLHNSLFLVAHFHNTIIGGVVFGLLAGIVYWFPKAFGYRLDPFWGKVSFWCWFMGFYFAFMPLYALGLKGVTRRLSQYEDVSLQVYYVVALLGAVLIAGGIFSFILSFIVSFLNRAQLRDTSGDPWNGRTLEWSIASPAPMYNFSFTPVVHKIDAWSDMKEQGYRRPINGFLPIHMPQNTATGIVLAGLSFLFSFAMVWYMWWLAILSFVSIVLYTIFHTFNYSHGYEIPAKDVESSEESCRQISMEQDKERC, encoded by the coding sequence ATGTTGCAAAATGTTGATTTCTACAAATTCGTGTTTGGTCGTCTAACACTTGAATCCTTTCCTTATAAGATTCCTATAGTTTTGGGAACGTTTTGTGTTGTTGCTTTAGTAGGTATAGCTACCATTGTTACTGTTACATATTATCGTCTTTGGGGCTATTTATGGAAAGAATGGTTTACGAGCGTTGATCATAAGAAGATAGGCATTATGTATATAATACTATCGTTGGTAATGCTTTTCCGAGGTTTTGCTGACGCTATTATGATGCGTCTTCAGCAAGCGATAGCGTCAGGAGGGGGAGAAGGATATCTAGACGCTCATCACTATGATCAGATATTTACGGCTCATGGCGTTATTATGATTTTTTTCGTGGCGATGCCTATGGTGACGGGCGTCATGAATTTTGTAGTTCCTTTGCAAATAGGTGCTCGGGATGTATCCTTTCCTTTCTTGAATAATTTTTCTTTTTGGATGACTGCGATGGGTGCAGTGCTGATGATGTCTTCTTTATTCATAGGTGAATTTGCTTCTGCAGGTTGGTTGGCATATCCTCCATTGTCTGGAATATCGTATTCTCCTGGGGTTGGAGTTGATTATTATATTTGGGGACTGCAAATTTCGGGGATTGGTACGACTTTGTCTGGAATAAATCTGGTGGTAACCATTATAAAATTGCGGTGTCCAGGCATGACAATGATGAAAATGCCAGTATTTGTTTGGACATCTTTTTGTTCTAATATCATGATTATAGCGGCCTTTCCTATTTTAACTGCCACATTTTTCTTGTTAACTCTTGATCGTTATATAGGCACTAATTTTTTCACCAATCATCTTGGTGGAAATCCAATGATGTATGTTAACTTGATCTGGATTTGGGGGCATCCAGAGGTTTATATATTAGTACTTCCTGCTTTTGGAATTTTTTCTGAAGTAGTGGCAACCTTTTCAGGCAAAAGACTTTTTGGATATAGCTCCATGGTTTATGCAACTCTAGCAATAACAATTCTATCCTACACTGTTTGGTTGCATCATTTCTTTACTATGGGGTCTGGTGCGAACGTAAATGCTTTTTTTGGAATCATGACAATGATTATCGCGATTCCTACAGGGGCCAAGATTTTTAATTGGTTATTTACAATGCGCTTTGGAAAAGTACGTTTTGAGGTTCCGATGATGTGGACCTTGGGTTTTATGCTCACCTTTTTAATAGGTGGGATGACAGGAGTATTGCTTGCTGTTCCTCCTGCAGATTTTACGTTGCATAATTCGTTATTTTTGGTTGCTCACTTTCATAATACTATAATTGGAGGTGTTGTTTTTGGTTTGTTAGCGGGTATTGTCTATTGGTTTCCTAAGGCCTTTGGTTATAGATTAGATCCTTTCTGGGGCAAGGTTTCTTTTTGGTGCTGGTTTATGGGCTTTTATTTTGCATTTATGCCGCTTTATGCTCTTGGCTTAAAAGGTGTGACTCGTCGTTTGAGTCAGTATGAAGATGTTTCTTTGCAAGTTTATTATGTTGTGGCTCTCTTAGGAGCTGTTCTGATAGCGGGAGGGATATTTTCTTTTATTCTTTCGTTCATTGTTTCTTTCCTAAATCGAGCTCAATTACGTGATACGAGTGGTGATCCTTGGAATGGGCGTACTTTGGAATGGTCTATTGCTTCTCCTGCACCAATGTATAATTTTTCTTTTACTCCTGTAGTGCATAAAATAGATGCTTGGAGTGATATGAAAGAGCAGGGATATCGTCGTCCAATTAATGGTTTCTTGCCTATTCACATGCCACAGAATACTGCTACGGGCATTGTTTTAGCGGGATTGAGCTTTTTATTTTCCTTTGCCATGGTATGGTATATGTGGTGGTTAGCAATCCTTTCTTTTGTGTCAATTGTCTTATATACGATTTTTCATACATTTAATTATAGTCATGGATATGAAATACCGGCGAAAGATGTAGAATCTTCTGAAGAATCTTGTAGACAAATTAGCATGGAACAAGACAAGGAGCGTTGTTAA